Proteins found in one Paenibacillus borealis genomic segment:
- a CDS encoding YlmC/YmxH family sporulation protein: MNEDSIGSGKKMKISDFQTKDVINIVDGKRLGQISDLELDLRRGVIDAVIVPGYTRFMGLFGGGADLIIPWRNIVKIGADVVLVKIEESRMPQGQEDREMMYLERPDRSERRTY; the protein is encoded by the coding sequence ATGAACGAAGATTCCATAGGGTCAGGCAAAAAAATGAAAATCTCTGATTTTCAAACCAAGGATGTTATCAATATCGTCGACGGCAAGCGGCTGGGGCAGATTAGTGATCTGGAGCTGGATCTGCGCCGGGGGGTTATTGATGCCGTCATTGTTCCGGGTTATACAAGGTTTATGGGACTGTTCGGAGGCGGAGCGGATCTGATTATCCCGTGGCGGAATATCGTTAAGATTGGCGCCGATGTTGTGCTGGTGAAGATTGAGGAATCCCGGATGCCTCAGGGCCAGGAAGACCGGGAGATGATGTATCTGGAACGGCCGGACCGCAGTGAGCGGCGCACTTATTGA
- the pgeF gene encoding peptidoglycan editing factor PgeF, whose product MEPFVRSDGTPMLLHLEPWREKYRAITAGFTGREGGSGTKPYDSFNCALHVGDDPADVLSNRKLLAESLGFQLRSWTCGEQTHGKDIAVITEQDRGKGSLDRTTAFQATDGLLTNVPGVLLTSFYADCVPLYFYDPLHNVVGLAHAGWKGTVAEIAAAMVGRMTQEYGSRPEDIQAAIGPSIGECCYEVDDYVMDHVRRLEAGLNPLMLAEGAPDLYRRSDKDSSKSMLNLKEMNQRIMIKAGILPTHIECTSWCTSCNSDLFFSYRKENGVTGRMSSWIGIKES is encoded by the coding sequence ATGGAACCGTTTGTGCGGAGTGACGGAACGCCTATGCTGCTTCATCTGGAGCCGTGGCGTGAGAAGTATAGGGCAATAACAGCAGGATTCACGGGCAGGGAAGGCGGCAGCGGTACGAAGCCTTATGACAGCTTTAACTGTGCGCTTCATGTGGGTGATGATCCGGCTGATGTGCTCAGCAACAGGAAGCTGCTGGCTGAAAGTCTTGGTTTCCAGCTCCGGTCCTGGACCTGCGGGGAACAAACCCATGGTAAAGATATAGCCGTAATTACAGAACAGGACCGCGGAAAAGGCAGTCTGGACCGGACAACAGCTTTTCAGGCTACTGACGGTCTGCTGACTAATGTGCCGGGGGTGCTGCTGACTTCTTTTTATGCGGATTGTGTGCCGCTCTACTTCTATGACCCCTTGCACAATGTTGTCGGGCTGGCACATGCAGGCTGGAAGGGAACAGTAGCAGAGATAGCGGCAGCGATGGTGGGTAGAATGACTCAGGAGTATGGAAGCCGTCCGGAGGATATCCAGGCTGCCATAGGCCCTTCTATTGGCGAATGCTGCTACGAGGTAGATGATTATGTAATGGACCATGTCCGCCGGCTGGAGGCCGGGCTGAACCCGCTGATGCTGGCGGAAGGCGCGCCGGACTTATATAGAAGATCGGATAAGGACAGCAGCAAAAGTATGCTTAACTTGAAAGAAATGAATCAACGCATTATGATTAAAGCAGGAATATTGCCGACTCATATCGAATGTACATCATGGTGTACAAGCTGTAACAGTGATCTGTTCTTTTCTTATCGCAAGGAAAATGGAGTTACTGGAAGAATGTCGAGCTGGATCGGAATAAAGGAGAGTTGA
- a CDS encoding Rpn family recombination-promoting nuclease/putative transposase, translating to MELLDPRVDFVFKRIFASESNKDVLLAFLNRIFMDAGDPPLEEVVLLNPYTDKDDPLDKLSIFDIWAKSVDGKLINIEMQLFNKYDIEKRTLYYWSKRYAGQLQVSGKYADLKKCVTINILNYKVLPNEYPHSVFHLREDATGTPLTDDIEIHFLELPKLNQPAVPGQSGLVNWLLFLKGINHSDWEVLRMNEPALKKAMETLEFLSQDSEARRKYEDRQKFLLDEASQRDGAQREGFAKGIAEGREVGKAEGKAEGKAEGKAEGELEAKLGIARNLLAMGMDLPSVQKATGLTEEELKSIT from the coding sequence ATGGAACTGCTGGACCCCCGGGTAGATTTTGTATTTAAACGGATATTTGCAAGCGAGAGTAACAAGGATGTGCTGCTGGCTTTTCTGAACCGGATATTCATGGATGCAGGAGATCCGCCGCTGGAGGAAGTAGTGCTGCTCAATCCTTATACGGATAAGGATGATCCGTTGGATAAGCTATCGATATTTGATATTTGGGCGAAGTCTGTTGACGGCAAGCTGATCAACATTGAAATGCAGCTGTTCAACAAATATGATATTGAAAAACGGACTTTATATTACTGGAGCAAACGTTATGCGGGCCAGCTTCAGGTAAGCGGCAAATATGCAGACCTCAAGAAATGCGTAACCATTAATATTCTGAATTATAAGGTACTGCCTAACGAATATCCCCATAGTGTATTTCACTTACGGGAGGATGCAACCGGAACGCCGCTCACGGATGACATTGAAATTCATTTCCTGGAATTACCCAAGCTGAATCAGCCAGCTGTTCCCGGCCAAAGCGGTTTGGTGAACTGGCTGCTGTTCTTGAAGGGAATAAACCACTCGGATTGGGAGGTACTGCGGATGAATGAGCCTGCTTTGAAAAAGGCGATGGAGACCCTGGAGTTTCTGAGTCAGGATTCGGAAGCCCGGCGTAAATATGAGGACCGCCAGAAGTTTCTACTTGACGAAGCCTCGCAGAGAGACGGTGCACAAAGAGAAGGGTTTGCTAAAGGTATAGCAGAAGGCAGAGAAGTAGGCAAAGCAGAAGGTAAAGCAGAAGGTAAAGCAGAAGGCAAAGCAGAAGGTGAGCTCGAGGCAAAACTGGGAATAGCCAGGAATCTCCTGGCCATGGGAATGGATCTGCCTTCTGTACAGAAGGCAACCGGACTGACTGAAGAAGAATTGAAATCTATTACGTGA
- the murA gene encoding UDP-N-acetylglucosamine 1-carboxyvinyltransferase, which translates to MDKLVIEGGNPLSGTIRIHGAKNAALPILAASLLAEGVHSLHNVPKLLDIETMLDILERLGCRAVHEDETVTVDTTYVATSHVPEDLMRQMRSSIFLMGPLLSRFGEVTIYQPGGCAIGERKIDLHLQGLKLLGAEIEETSGMICCRAAKLTGCDIHLDYPSVGATENIMMAAAMAEGTTTVSGAAREPEIQDLQNFLNAMGAQIIGAGTDTITIQGVSKLYPCNYEVIPDRIVAGTVMIAAAATRGNVTLTHTNAGHLTSLIHVLRRAGVQITVCNDIINISCMGRPRAVERIVTSPYPSFPTDLQSQVMVLLSLADGFSVIKETVFEGRFKHVEEMARMGADISIDLNRAFIRGVQRLYGATVEATDLRAGAALVIAGLAAQGTTIVEQAHHIDRGYDGIEKLFQKLGAHISRKVPVPDPLDLAN; encoded by the coding sequence TTGGACAAATTGGTGATTGAGGGTGGAAATCCCCTGTCAGGCACCATACGTATCCATGGAGCGAAAAATGCGGCCCTGCCTATTCTGGCAGCAAGCCTGCTGGCCGAAGGAGTTCACTCACTGCATAATGTGCCGAAGCTGCTGGACATCGAAACCATGCTGGATATTCTGGAAAGGCTAGGCTGCAGGGCCGTTCATGAAGACGAAACGGTTACGGTCGATACAACATACGTCGCTACCTCGCATGTTCCGGAGGATTTAATGCGGCAGATGAGATCTTCCATTTTTCTGATGGGGCCGCTTCTGTCCAGGTTTGGTGAAGTGACGATTTATCAGCCGGGAGGCTGTGCCATCGGAGAACGCAAAATTGATCTTCACCTGCAGGGCCTTAAGCTGCTCGGGGCGGAGATTGAGGAAACCAGCGGGATGATATGCTGCCGGGCTGCCAAACTGACGGGCTGTGATATTCATCTGGATTATCCAAGTGTCGGGGCCACGGAGAATATTATGATGGCTGCCGCTATGGCGGAAGGGACAACAACAGTGTCCGGAGCGGCCAGAGAGCCGGAAATTCAGGATCTGCAGAATTTCCTGAACGCGATGGGCGCGCAAATCATCGGTGCGGGTACGGATACGATTACCATCCAGGGAGTCTCCAAGCTATATCCTTGCAATTATGAGGTCATTCCCGACCGGATTGTTGCCGGGACCGTAATGATCGCAGCTGCAGCGACCAGGGGGAATGTGACGCTGACCCACACCAACGCAGGACATTTGACCTCACTGATCCATGTTCTGAGGCGTGCCGGTGTTCAAATTACAGTTTGCAATGATATAATTAATATCAGCTGTATGGGGCGTCCGCGTGCAGTAGAAAGAATTGTAACTTCCCCTTATCCTTCATTTCCTACGGATCTGCAATCTCAGGTGATGGTTCTTTTGTCCCTGGCTGACGGATTCAGTGTGATTAAAGAAACTGTATTTGAAGGACGCTTCAAGCATGTGGAAGAGATGGCCCGGATGGGAGCAGACATTTCCATTGATCTGAACCGGGCGTTTATACGCGGAGTGCAGAGGTTATACGGGGCTACGGTTGAAGCCACCGACCTGCGGGCCGGAGCTGCCCTGGTTATCGCCGGACTTGCCGCTCAAGGAACTACCATTGTTGAGCAGGCGCATCATATTGACCGCGGATATGACGGCATTGAGAAACTGTTTCAGAAGCTGGGTGCACACATTAGCCGCAAAGTGCCAGTGCCGGACCCGCTGGATTTGGCCAACTAA
- the sigG gene encoding RNA polymerase sporulation sigma factor SigG codes for MTRNKVEICGVDTAKLPVLTNVEMRALFTSLQQQGERSAREKLVNGNLRLVLSVIQRFNNRGEFVDDLFQVGCIGLMKAIDNFDLSQNVKFSTYAVPMIIGEIRRYLRDNNPIRVSRSLRDIAYKALQVRDSLTNQNSREPTIFEISEALGVPKEDVVFALDAIQDPVSLFEPIYHDGGDPIYVMDQISDDKNKDVSWIEEIALREAMQRLGQREKRILSMRFFEGKTQMEVADEIGISQAQVSRLEKSAIQQMQKHVKS; via the coding sequence ATGACCCGAAATAAAGTCGAGATTTGCGGTGTGGACACCGCCAAGCTGCCCGTTCTTACGAACGTGGAAATGCGGGCATTGTTCACTTCGCTGCAGCAGCAGGGCGAGCGATCCGCCAGAGAGAAATTGGTAAATGGTAACCTTAGACTTGTCCTTAGCGTAATTCAAAGGTTCAATAATCGTGGGGAGTTCGTGGATGATCTGTTTCAGGTAGGCTGCATCGGACTCATGAAAGCCATCGATAATTTTGATTTATCGCAGAATGTCAAGTTCTCTACCTATGCGGTGCCGATGATCATCGGAGAAATCCGCCGCTACTTGCGTGACAACAACCCGATCCGGGTATCGCGCTCCCTGCGGGATATCGCCTATAAGGCGCTTCAGGTCCGTGACAGCCTGACCAATCAGAATTCGCGGGAGCCGACGATCTTCGAAATCTCAGAAGCACTCGGTGTACCTAAAGAAGATGTCGTCTTTGCCCTTGATGCTATTCAGGACCCGGTATCATTGTTCGAACCGATCTATCATGACGGCGGTGACCCGATCTATGTGATGGATCAGATCAGCGACGATAAGAACAAGGATGTATCCTGGATTGAAGAAATTGCTCTTCGGGAAGCGATGCAGCGGCTGGGACAGCGCGAGAAACGTATATTATCGATGCGGTTCTTTGAAGGTAAAACCCAGATGGAGGTAGCGGACGAGATTGGTATCTCACAGGCGCAGGTATCGCGGCTTGAGAAGTCGGCTATCCAGCAAATGCAAAAGCATGTAAAGTCTTAA
- the spoIIGA gene encoding sigma-E processing peptidase SpoIIGA yields the protein MKTLVVYIDLIFAANLLIDGILLWLTSWLVKLKVSWWRLSLSALVGALYVVMMFVPELSFMYTFLIKFGLSVVMLWIAFGFRSLQSYLRALGAFYIINFAAAGGIVGVHYLLQSSGDIWNGMIFTSSGGQAYRLKIGFWFVLAMLPMVLLLFKLIQSSRRRREQLETYIGEVTVEIDGVTVTCPGLLDTGNRLNDPLTRIPVMVMESSLWEGHLPASWKGRLTQTGADTLVLEADGQSFAWQDRIRLVPYRGVNRGASFMLALKPDSVMIKLGGETFYSKRVLIGLDGGTLSGDGAYRAVIHPDLTHNESAVEALADKTMS from the coding sequence GTGAAAACACTGGTTGTTTATATTGACTTGATCTTCGCCGCCAATCTGCTGATCGACGGAATCCTATTGTGGCTGACCAGCTGGCTGGTCAAGCTTAAGGTGAGCTGGTGGCGCCTGTCTCTCTCTGCGCTGGTTGGCGCGCTCTATGTCGTGATGATGTTCGTACCGGAGCTGTCCTTTATGTACACCTTCCTCATCAAGTTCGGGTTGTCGGTCGTGATGCTGTGGATTGCTTTCGGATTTAGAAGTCTGCAAAGCTATCTTCGTGCATTAGGGGCATTTTATATCATTAATTTTGCGGCGGCAGGAGGTATAGTAGGGGTTCATTATTTGCTGCAAAGCTCAGGCGACATCTGGAACGGAATGATCTTTACCTCTTCAGGAGGCCAAGCTTACCGGCTGAAGATTGGATTCTGGTTCGTGCTTGCGATGCTTCCGATGGTGCTGCTTCTCTTCAAGCTGATTCAATCCTCGCGCAGGCGCAGGGAGCAGCTTGAGACATATATCGGTGAAGTGACCGTGGAGATTGACGGGGTTACTGTCACCTGTCCCGGGCTGCTGGACACCGGAAACCGGCTGAATGATCCGCTTACGAGAATTCCGGTCATGGTTATGGAATCCTCGTTATGGGAAGGCCATCTGCCGGCTTCCTGGAAGGGGAGACTGACACAGACGGGCGCGGATACACTTGTACTGGAAGCGGACGGGCAGTCTTTTGCCTGGCAGGACAGGATACGGCTGGTGCCGTACAGGGGGGTTAACCGCGGGGCATCCTTCATGCTCGCGTTGAAGCCGGATTCAGTGATGATAAAGCTTGGCGGCGAAACCTTTTACAGCAAGAGGGTTCTCATCGGGCTGGATGGCGGGACACTGTCGGGAGACGGAGCGTACCGGGCGGTCATACATCCTGACCTGACCCACAATGAGAGCGCTGTAGAGGCGCTGGCAGACAAGACTATGAGTTAA
- the sigE gene encoding RNA polymerase sporulation sigma factor SigE: MMVKFKLVLQLQYYRMLFLLGLKSQEIYYIGGSEALPPPLTREEEEFLLQRLSSGDAAVRAMLIERNLRLVVYIARKFENTGINIEDLVSIGAIGLIKAVNTFDPEKKIKLATYASRCIENEILMYLRRNSKTRSEVSFDEPLNIDWDGNELLLSDVLGTENDTIYRNIEEQVDRKLLQKALEKLSERERLIMELRFGLRGGEEKTQKDVADLLGISQSYISRLEKRIIKRLRKEFNKMV, translated from the coding sequence ATAATGGTCAAATTCAAACTTGTGCTGCAACTGCAGTATTATCGCATGCTGTTTCTGCTGGGACTGAAGAGCCAGGAAATTTACTATATCGGGGGCAGTGAGGCGCTGCCTCCCCCGCTTACCCGGGAAGAGGAGGAGTTCCTGCTGCAGCGGCTATCCAGCGGCGACGCGGCGGTCCGGGCCATGCTGATTGAACGCAACCTGCGGCTGGTGGTGTATATCGCCCGGAAATTCGAGAACACAGGCATCAACATCGAGGATCTTGTTTCCATCGGGGCGATTGGACTGATTAAGGCGGTCAACACCTTTGATCCGGAGAAAAAAATAAAACTGGCCACTTATGCCTCACGCTGCATTGAGAATGAAATTCTGATGTATCTGCGGCGCAACAGCAAAACAAGAAGTGAGGTTTCTTTTGATGAACCCCTGAATATTGACTGGGACGGCAACGAGCTCCTGCTATCGGATGTGCTGGGAACGGAGAATGACACAATTTACCGGAATATCGAAGAACAGGTGGACCGCAAGCTGCTGCAGAAGGCGCTGGAGAAGCTTAGTGAACGGGAAAGATTAATTATGGAGCTGCGGTTCGGACTGCGCGGCGGTGAAGAAAAAACCCAAAAGGATGTTGCTGATTTGCTTGGCATTTCCCAATCCTACATCTCGCGCCTGGAGAAAAGAATTATCAAGCGGCTGCGCAAGGAGTTCAACAAGATGGTGTAA
- the ftsA gene encoding cell division protein FtsA: MSNNDIIVSLDIGTSKVRAIIGEVTNGTFNIIGVGSADSEGIRKGAIVDIDQTVQSIRSAVEHAEQMVGIQISEVYVGISGNHIGLQSSHGVVAVQNEDREIGEDDIDRVIKAAEVIALPPEREVIDVVAKQYIVDGLEGIQDPRGMIGVRLEVEATIITGAKTPIHNLLRCVEKSGLKVKDLVLMSLGAGGLALSKDEKSMGAVLVDIGAGQATIAVYEEGSLCATSTIPIGGEFVTNDIAYGLRTLTDQAEKVKLKYGCAWIDDAASDVVFKVLRIGSNVEKEFNQEDLAAIIEPRVQEIFHLIRQEVKRLGYNELPGGYILTGGTVSMPGVLKVAQTELAASVRIAVPDYIGVRDPGFTGGVGILHTVVRRFRGRSSGGSANKKTVSRSKQSAAPSQDSSKKPGLVERLKNMFSEFI, encoded by the coding sequence TTGAGCAACAATGACATCATTGTTAGTTTGGACATCGGTACATCCAAAGTTCGGGCAATTATTGGGGAAGTTACCAATGGAACCTTTAATATTATTGGCGTTGGATCTGCTGATTCGGAAGGAATACGCAAGGGTGCGATTGTAGACATCGATCAGACTGTGCAATCGATCAGGAGTGCCGTAGAACATGCGGAGCAAATGGTCGGTATTCAAATATCCGAGGTGTATGTCGGTATATCCGGTAATCATATCGGCCTGCAATCCAGTCACGGTGTAGTTGCCGTGCAGAATGAAGACCGTGAGATCGGCGAAGATGATATCGACCGCGTAATCAAGGCTGCTGAGGTCATAGCACTGCCTCCTGAGCGCGAGGTCATTGATGTTGTCGCCAAGCAATATATCGTCGACGGGCTTGAAGGAATTCAAGATCCGCGCGGAATGATCGGGGTTCGCCTAGAAGTTGAAGCGACGATCATTACCGGTGCCAAGACACCAATACATAATCTGCTGCGCTGCGTGGAGAAATCAGGTCTGAAGGTTAAAGATCTTGTGCTTATGTCTCTCGGGGCAGGCGGATTAGCGCTTTCCAAAGATGAGAAATCAATGGGAGCAGTACTGGTGGATATCGGTGCCGGCCAGGCGACGATAGCCGTATATGAAGAAGGTTCCCTGTGCGCAACCTCTACGATTCCGATCGGAGGAGAATTTGTAACCAATGATATTGCTTACGGTCTGCGGACGCTTACCGATCAGGCGGAGAAGGTCAAGCTGAAATATGGCTGTGCCTGGATTGATGATGCTGCCTCGGATGTCGTGTTCAAGGTTCTGCGAATCGGCAGCAATGTCGAGAAGGAATTCAACCAGGAGGATCTGGCGGCGATTATTGAGCCCCGAGTTCAAGAAATCTTCCATCTGATCCGCCAGGAAGTGAAACGGCTTGGTTACAATGAGCTTCCAGGAGGTTATATACTAACGGGTGGCACAGTTTCGATGCCGGGCGTGCTGAAGGTAGCCCAGACTGAACTGGCAGCCTCTGTACGTATTGCCGTACCTGATTATATTGGAGTACGTGACCCCGGGTTCACCGGCGGTGTAGGTATACTTCATACCGTTGTGCGCAGATTCCGCGGACGAAGCAGCGGCGGAAGCGCCAATAAGAAGACGGTTAGCCGCAGCAAACAAAGTGCAGCTCCGAGTCAGGATTCTTCCAAGAAGCCGGGGCTGGTGGAACGTCTAAAGAATATGTTCAGCGAGTTCATATAA
- a CDS encoding cell division protein FtsQ/DivIB, with product MPKTRMPLLKEDKPSKRMSRKITIILLLLFIALLAVIFFRSSVSKITAIHFQGDKYTSREDLLAASGLTVGGQFFAVSGDSVESALTELKTVQEAAVNKKFPGVIDISIKEFPAVAYELDQAGSLEAILSSGAAVSVKDTGIAVEKPILTNWQADDPYKTKLCQALAGIPNELTSDISEIVPSPTLSFPDRIKLYTRSRFEVITAISLLKDKVEYLNQVIENEQPGLIKMLEADSYVPFHTEAEDSGEDTDTQE from the coding sequence ATGCCTAAAACCCGAATGCCTCTTCTTAAAGAGGACAAGCCCAGCAAGAGAATGAGCCGTAAAATTACAATTATCCTGCTGCTGCTGTTTATTGCGCTGCTGGCCGTGATATTTTTCCGTTCGTCCGTCAGCAAGATTACGGCAATCCATTTCCAGGGGGATAAATATACGTCCCGGGAGGATTTGCTTGCCGCAAGCGGACTTACGGTCGGCGGACAGTTCTTCGCGGTCTCCGGAGATTCCGTGGAAAGTGCGCTGACAGAACTGAAGACCGTTCAGGAAGCGGCTGTGAACAAGAAATTTCCGGGTGTGATTGATATTAGTATTAAGGAATTCCCCGCAGTGGCCTACGAACTGGATCAGGCGGGATCGCTTGAGGCGATTCTGTCGAGCGGTGCTGCAGTATCTGTTAAAGATACGGGGATTGCCGTTGAGAAGCCGATATTAACCAACTGGCAAGCTGATGATCCCTACAAGACGAAGCTGTGTCAGGCGCTGGCTGGTATTCCTAATGAACTAACCAGTGATATATCTGAGATTGTTCCTTCCCCGACCTTGTCTTTTCCGGACCGCATTAAGCTGTATACACGTTCGCGGTTCGAGGTCATTACGGCCATTTCGCTGCTTAAGGATAAAGTGGAGTACCTGAATCAAGTGATCGAAAATGAGCAGCCGGGACTGATTAAGATGCTTGAGGCCGATTCCTATGTCCCTTTTCATACGGAAGCGGAAGATTCAGGGGAGGATACAGACACACAAGAGTAA
- a CDS encoding YggS family pyridoxal phosphate-dependent enzyme, with product MASLQERIASVQERVARACAVSGRDVSDVKVIAVTKYVPLDTVAAVLEAGLTEIAESRWQDAEPKWNALGHKGIWHFIGHLQTNKVKDVIGKFEYIHSLDRLSLARELHKKADAAGLDVKVFLQVNISGEDTKFGLAPEAVEGFLKEIAPLNRVKVIGLMTMAPHEGDPELTRPVFRGLRELRDSLNQLALTPEPIQELSMGMSNDFEVAIQEGATRVRLGTVLVGH from the coding sequence TTGGCCTCACTACAGGAAAGAATCGCCAGCGTCCAGGAACGTGTCGCACGTGCCTGTGCGGTCAGTGGCCGTGACGTAAGTGACGTCAAGGTTATCGCGGTGACGAAATATGTACCACTGGACACGGTAGCTGCTGTGCTGGAAGCCGGGCTAACGGAGATTGCGGAGAGCCGCTGGCAGGATGCAGAGCCTAAATGGAATGCGCTCGGACACAAGGGAATCTGGCACTTCATCGGGCATTTGCAGACTAATAAGGTAAAAGACGTTATCGGTAAATTTGAATATATACACTCGCTCGACCGATTATCGCTGGCACGGGAATTGCACAAGAAGGCGGATGCCGCCGGGCTGGATGTTAAAGTGTTCCTGCAGGTGAATATATCCGGAGAAGATACAAAGTTTGGTTTGGCGCCTGAAGCGGTGGAGGGTTTCCTGAAGGAGATTGCCCCGCTAAACCGTGTGAAAGTAATCGGACTTATGACTATGGCCCCGCATGAAGGGGATCCGGAGCTTACCCGTCCCGTATTCCGGGGGCTCCGTGAGCTCCGTGATTCGCTCAATCAGCTTGCTTTGACACCTGAGCCTATACAAGAGCTGTCGATGGGAATGTCGAATGATTTTGAAGTGGCGATACAGGAAGGAGCCACCCGGGTACGCCTGGGTACGGTACTAGTAGGTCATTAG
- a CDS encoding cell division protein SepF, whose amino-acid sequence MGVMNRFMSFLGLQEEEEIVEREQISRDEDEYEPAPVETRKNQRANVVSIHSQKNVKVVLYEPRSYDEAQEIADHLRSHRTVVINLQRVRNDQAMRIIDFLSGTVYALGGGISKIGGNIFMCTPDTVEIQGSITEILGDDQDYNRMR is encoded by the coding sequence ATGGGCGTGATGAACCGGTTTATGAGTTTCTTGGGTTTGCAGGAGGAAGAGGAAATAGTGGAGCGGGAGCAAATATCCCGTGATGAGGATGAATACGAACCCGCCCCTGTAGAAACACGCAAAAATCAGCGGGCCAACGTCGTCAGTATCCATTCTCAAAAAAATGTGAAGGTAGTGCTCTACGAGCCGCGTTCGTACGACGAGGCCCAGGAGATTGCCGATCATCTGCGTTCGCACCGCACAGTAGTTATTAATTTGCAGCGGGTGCGTAACGACCAGGCAATGCGGATTATTGATTTTTTAAGCGGAACGGTTTATGCCCTGGGTGGAGGAATATCCAAGATTGGGGGCAATATATTTATGTGCACACCGGACACCGTGGAAATTCAAGGCTCCATTACGGAGATCCTGGGTGACGATCAAGATTACAACAGAATGAGGTGA
- the ftsZ gene encoding cell division protein FtsZ: protein MLEFDFEMESLAQIKVIGVGGGGSNAVNRMIENGVQGVEFITVNTDAQALHMAKSEHKLQIGDKLTRGLGAGANPEVGKKAAEESRDLISNTLKGADMVFVTAGMGGGTGTGAAPVIAEIARECGALTVGVVTRPFTFEGRKRANQAELGIEALKEKVDTLIVIPNDRLLEIVDKKTPMLEAFREADNVLRQAVQGISDLIQVPGLINLDFADVKTIMTERGSALMGIGIATGENRASEAARKAIMSPLLETSIEGARGVIMNITGGANLSLYEVNEAAEIVTSASDPEVNMIFGAIIEESMKDEIKVTVIATGFEHKPFPAAPVRRPAASSEPAADKDKNANLRPFGNQTSSDQLDIPTFLRNRTRGNND from the coding sequence ATGTTGGAATTTGATTTTGAAATGGAGAGCTTAGCCCAAATAAAGGTCATCGGCGTAGGCGGCGGCGGAAGCAATGCTGTGAACCGGATGATTGAAAATGGCGTTCAGGGTGTTGAATTCATCACGGTTAATACAGATGCCCAAGCGCTGCATATGGCCAAATCGGAGCATAAACTGCAAATCGGGGATAAACTGACCCGCGGACTTGGCGCTGGAGCCAATCCTGAGGTAGGTAAGAAAGCGGCTGAGGAATCCCGCGATCTGATTTCAAATACGCTTAAAGGTGCAGATATGGTATTCGTAACTGCAGGTATGGGCGGCGGTACCGGAACAGGCGCAGCGCCTGTAATTGCTGAGATTGCCAGAGAGTGCGGAGCATTGACGGTTGGCGTCGTGACCCGTCCGTTTACTTTTGAAGGCAGAAAACGTGCAAATCAGGCAGAGCTTGGCATCGAGGCGCTGAAGGAAAAGGTCGATACACTGATCGTGATTCCCAATGACCGCCTGCTGGAAATTGTGGATAAGAAAACCCCAATGCTGGAGGCATTCCGTGAAGCGGATAATGTACTCCGCCAGGCGGTGCAAGGGATCTCCGACCTTATTCAGGTTCCCGGCCTGATCAACCTTGACTTTGCCGATGTGAAGACAATTATGACGGAGCGCGGTTCAGCGCTTATGGGTATCGGTATCGCCACCGGCGAGAACCGTGCGTCAGAGGCGGCCCGCAAAGCCATTATGAGCCCGCTGCTCGAAACCTCCATTGAAGGTGCGCGCGGTGTAATCATGAACATCACAGGGGGGGCTAACCTCTCTCTGTACGAGGTGAATGAAGCCGCGGAGATCGTTACCTCTGCTTCGGACCCGGAAGTGAATATGATCTTCGGTGCCATTATCGAAGAGAGCATGAAGGACGAGATCAAGGTCACAGTCATTGCGACCGGCTTTGAACACAAGCCATTTCCTGCAGCGCCTGTACGCCGTCCGGCAGCCAGCAGTGAGCCGGCAGCGGATAAGGACAAAAACGCCAATCTTCGTCCGTTCGGCAATCAGACAAGCTCTGATCAGCTGGATATCCCTACATTCCTGCGCAACCGCACACGCGGCAATAACGACTAA